From the Chiroxiphia lanceolata isolate bChiLan1 chromosome W, bChiLan1.pri, whole genome shotgun sequence genome, the window TAGATGCCAGTAAGGTATTATAGTTGATGCTGTTGCAGAATGCAATAGTGAGATTTTTGGAGGAAGTACAACAAGGTATGAGAGATAGATGAAGGCAGGACAAATATTCAAAAAAATGTGCAACAACTCAAAGACTTTTAAAGGTTTTGGCTTAAGGCATGGCCAACTTTCTTGTTGATCTCCCCAGACTGGCAGTCAAttcaaaaaaacagagaagttaTTAACTCATAAACATATTTGGTGTAAATGACAAGTCCCTCTTTGTTCAGCATTGAAATTTAAATGCAGTAAGGTAATATAGAATAAAGCAGAGCTTACCTGAAGAGGCTGAAGAATAAGTACTTCTGTTCTTCCTATTTGTCCCGAAGGGCTGAATGTCCTTTTCCTTGTAAGTTCCAAACCCTTCAAAGCTTCTTTTATTCCCACTTGCATCATTGTCCCTCTTCTCACTTGAGGAATTCATTTCACCAAACATGTCCAGGGACTCTGACCTTCCATTACTCTCAGTATTACCAGAGTATCGCTTTGTGCAAGAGTCAATGGGATCATTGATTGAGTCACTTTTATCTTTACTCTGTGTCCAGTGCTGGGCATCAGAAAGTAATAACGTAGACAGTGTATCCACTTCAAAGTTACTCTTTGAGCCTTTGTGTCCAGTTTCACAATGCTGATACTTCTGCTTCtccttatgttttcttttatcattGAGCAAGGAGAGGTCTTTATCTGAGCTGCTTAGCCTTTCATTGATTGTGTGGCTGGAGAAGCCAGTGGACTTGCTAGCAAACAGACCACTCAGATCATGTGTCCCCAATATTTGCTCATCCTTATGCTTGTGCttatgtttgtgtttctttttgtgaagTCGACCGCTTAAAAGGCTTGTTCCTCCAACTTTTGGAGGAGCCAAAGAGGACTGCATGTCTCCAAGGCCCATTCCCACAGGTGTTTGTAGGCGCACTCCGTGTTTTGCTTTATGTTTGGCAGTGGTGGATATCTTCATATGAGAGCTTGCATGGAACTGGGGTGGGGGCAAGGTAGGCCTCATAAATGAGGAAGTTGCTCCGAGTGTGTGAGACAGGTACAGAGGAGCTGGATACTGACCATAGTAACCAAGATTCGTCATAGGCATTGATGTGTAAGGCATTCCATAGGGTGCATAGTAACTCCCACTGGGAATAGCGTAACTGAACCCTTGTAAAAAAGGCACCTTTGTCATGGTGTCATTGGTTTTGGCAGGTCTACCACGCTTCTTCTTAGACTTCATGTCAGAGGTCCTGCGAAGATAGAGCAATGGGTCATACTGGACATATGGCACAGTGTAGTAGTGATCAAAATTAATCCTGAAGATGCTGGGATATGGATTTTCATGATAAAATGTATAATTTCTATGGGAAATCCTGAATACTTGAAATTTATTGATGAGTTCCTCAAGGTCTGTCAGAAACTGGATGTCATCTCTGTTCTGtaggcttttccttttcctcttgtgcTTTGGCTTTTTAATACTCTCATGAGAGAGAAAGCTATCCACAATGAGATGTTTCTGCCGGTGACCATGCCTATTCTTTGTGCTGGTGTCAGATGGTATAGCCTCTGGATTGTCCAGAGTGCAGAAATCAAAGGAGTATCTCCGGCGGGATTCTGAGCTTTTCTCAGCTTGGTCAGAAGTGCTGTTGTTGTCTGTACCTATCCCACTGTCACTTGGTATGGTTTCCTCACTGTGAGACTCACTCACTGGTGACAGCGTGACTTCTTTTAGAGAACCTATTTCACAAAGGTGAGAAGGTGAATTAGCTGTTAGCCTGGGTGGAGACAGTTTCCAAGTTCCACTGTGCATTCCCTTCTGGGTTTTTGTAGGAAGAGCACTGATAGGTTGAAGATTTGGCATAGTTTTTAACTCTGAAAaatttgtttcagtgcttgCAGGGCTAAGGTTGCTGTTAGTCCCCAATAACTCTGTTGAAAGCGGATGAATAGCTGCAAGTGACTGAAGGTTGGAAGGCACTGATGGGTTTTCTGGCTGGCTGGAAACAGGCCTTGAGTGCTTGATGGCTGTCTTAGGTTCTTCTGGCTGAGTCTGCAGCTCTGTTCTTGGCTTTCTGCCCCGTTTTTTACCAATGTAGATAGTCCCCCTCTTACTGACATTGATCTGCTTCCCTAGTCTGGCATCGATGGTGGTTGGCCCAGCACTAGACAGTGTCTggactttttctttcagagctatgctgctggagcaggatgaCAAGATCTGACTGAGAATATTCTTCCTCTTGAGGGTCTTCATTTTATTAATGGTCTTGATGGTCTTCTTATCCAAGACCCCAAGCTTCCTGACCTTTTTGTGAAACTTGAGTTCACTGATGGACTTGTCCTCTCCTGGAACCATCTGGGCCAACTTAGCTAgattccttctccttttccttttctttgttcctgCAAATTCGCGATTGATTGGACTCACTGGGCTGGTGGAGGTTCCCTCATGAATGGTTTCAACAGTGAGCAAAGGCTGTTTCTTTGGTcgtcctctttttttcttgagagGTGTGATCACAGTAAGACTGTCTGTATTGGTATAAAGAGGGCTGGATCGTGTGATGGGATAGGCTGAAGGAGGCTCCACCATCAGCTTATCAGATGTTGTCGTGGAGGTGTCCCGAAGGATAGATTTAGGTTTGTTACAGGTCCATTGCCACTCAGCTGCATGTTTGGGGTGCTGGACCTCAGATAATTTGCCAGTTGTGGGAAGATCGGTGGGTACGAGAGTGGATGTCACAGATACAGATTTTCTGAGTCtggtggcacagctgggggaAGCTTTATCAGTGAGCACACCACTGTCGATAGCTACTAAGGGAGACTCATTTTCGATCACTTTTCCTGGCTTTGTGGCTCGAAGATCTTTTTTACTCCCTTCTGGCTGAGAGCTAGTCCTATTTGCTACTTCATTGCTCATAGCAAGTCCAGAAGGCAGGCTTTTCACCTGGATAGTTTTCTCTATGAAAGATTTTGTGGAGtgcctttgtttccttttgtggCCAGATGTATCTGTTGTTGGAGACTTTATTGGGAGAGTAATTTGTATGTGACTGGCATCACTTTCACAACTGTTAGCAGAAGCGGAATTCTGCTTCAAGGGTGATGTATCCAACACACTGTCCATCGAGTAAgactccttttttccttccatgctGTAATGGGATTTGCTATCAAATGCTTTCTGAGTGCTCTTCACCCACTCAGTGTCTGTGGTTTGGATGGTTTGACTTACGAAGTCCTTTTTGCTGGACTTCTTTGTGCTCCTGGTGGGTCGATTGGGGGCTTCCAGCTCCACACCTACCTCTTGGTCACCAAGAGGCAAAAGCCCATTGCACTCAGAGGCGCTGCTCAGCTGGGTGGCCACACTGATGCTGTTGGGGCATGGGACTGCACTGCAAATTGCAAGCTCTTTACTACTGGCTGACATCTGCCCCCAtgtgctgctggtgcaggaCTTCTTTGCCTGGGATTTGCTGAAGGAAACTCCTGGCTCCAGAGTGGAGACCTTGGTGGCACTAACTGCTTCTCTACTGGGTTCTGTGTTGACAAAGCAACTTTGAGAAGTGGATCCAGTATCAGAGCTCGCTGACCAGTCAAGATGGTGCTGGTTGCTACTTTTCTTCTGGTGCTTTGATTTTAAGGTGTCAATGGTGAAGTCTTGTTGGAGACCTGGATCATAGTGCAGAACAGAATGTTTTTGTGGTCTGTCATAAACCTGTAAGgtagcagaaaataaacagaaaaaaaatagtttatcaGTCCATTCATAACCCCTGGTTGCAGGTCTTTATTTTGTACAGTGAATGACAACTCTTCTTAACCAACATCCTTGTAAGGGCTAGAAACCTTTATAAAGTCTTATTATATTTGAGCCAAATTTGCATTTAGATTCATGCACTGTAAAcaagttttgtttggttttcccactctaaaataaatggaaatatttctataaatgcAAAATTGctaaggaaacattttctactaatttttaatttaaaacacaagtaaaatcacagaatgacagaatcacagaatcaaccaggttggaaaagacctctgagatcattgagtccaacctatgaccgaacaccaccatgtcaactacaccatggcactaagtgccatgtccagtcttttctgaaacacctgcagggatggtgactccacgACCTCCCTaagcagcccattccaatatctaataaccctttctgtgaagaaattcttctgaaTGTCCAACCTTtaccctcccctggcacagcttaaggctatgtcctcttgtcctattgctagttgcctgggagaaaagaccgcccccccacctggctgcaacctcctttcaggtagttgtagagagtacAAATATTCCCTTTCCATGGATGAATAGTGCAACTCAGCCTCCTGGtgttaattcttttttcctgaaaaataatccCTCACAGTACTTGAGGCTCAACAACAGCAATTAAGCTCTTTGTTGTAAACAagacaaatgcaaaattatCTCTGAAGTTGTTAACAAACGAGGAAAACCCATGGGTCCACTTCCCTATGAAGTCAGAATCTGCAAAGATTTATTTGCTCAAATTTCCCCACAAACTTAGTGCTTAAAATCATATGGATAACATGAATTGTGTGAGGCACACTTGGCAGGTTCAAGATTTGCTTTactctctttccattttaattatCTGCTATTTGCAATGTTGGTGAGAGGTATTTTCAATATGATTTATAATCTTCTGACAGCAGCTCTTCAAGCCACAGAGGTTACAGCAAAGGCAGAATTATGCTGAAGACTGTTATAGAGCAAaagaaagtttcctttttttttcatgctatGCCTCCTTCAGCAAAGGAAATTGTTTGCTACAGCTGTAACTTTTTGAAAAGACTCttaaagcagaaacatttttttttctttttactttctttaacTGACCTTTTCTAgtaatttgtttccttctgttacatttaggacttttttttgtAACGCTCTGGATCAAACTGTACAACTGATTTTGTACAACTAGTACTGGAAACTACTGTTCTAAGCAAACTGCAATGACACCATTCTGAATGCCAAATAAATGATAggaaacttaaaataaatgtgtaaccaagaaaagaacaacagaaaacatctgCTAAGCGTCTTGTGTTTATGCAAACAGCCCGTTACAATTAAGTTTTTATCAGTAGCGCTACATTAGATCCTGGGGCCCCGGGGGAACCCGGAAGCCTGCCACGCGTCTGCGGCTGGCCCCGCGGGACCCCGGAAGCCTGCTGTGCGTCCATAGGCGGCCCTGGGGGACCTCAGAAGCCGCACGTCCGCGGcgggagaaaggagagagggagccTCGCTGGCGGGTACTGCGCCCTcgtgggaggagagaggggagctTTGGAGCACACGGAGGTTTGCCGTTCCGgtttgggggaaggggaagggtgTCGGGCGGGCCGTGGGGGTCCTCGGACTGGCGGGGCAACCCTGTATGAAATGTTGCAGGTGAGCAGTGCGCCTGAAGATATGTGGTAACACAGTGGGGGAGGATAAGGCAGGGTGGACAGTGGGTTCTTTTGGAGTGATGGGGGTCTCGGCCGGGCTGGGGCCTTGAAAGGTACCCGTGACCCGGGTGGGTACGGGGGCCAGAAcggtttgtttggttttggctcacctgcggctactgcccaggttcggtatgttctggatatatttaTTGCATCCCgaaagggtggtcaggacaaagggttgttccTGGGCATTTCCTTGGGATTGAATATAGATAGGTGGCAGAAAAGTAGGAAGTGAAAGACTTGCCCTAATAGTTTTTAATGGGAATGAAGCTTGTGTACCCCTATGTGGTTGCGAGCTATGCTGGTGATGGTACATGCCTTTGGTAGGGTCGCCCATGCTAGACAGGTCAAAACCCTAGGGCCAGATACAATATAtccttgggcaggatgagctcgttagccttctggcagtcatcctaggagaaggacaactctaatcccaaacccgggcagatggagctcgcttagccctgtaaggccatccatctaagagaaggtcactctaattaaacctatgtcctgaggacctcgttgtcaccgtccaagcttgctcggccctggcagatgaacctcaggattaaagggtgggtccaGTTCCACGCATACTGCctctcacctaaaaaatccattgcacagGCTCGAAGGCCTCACCCACATTTGCAAGGCCCTGTAGTAATGGGCAAGGGTCAaaatggcaggtgaaaggtgcactggaagccgcagacccaaccctgcatgcgGATGGTTCAGGGCACTGGTCGTTagagactgaccggagatgacagtctctttgggcagcaccctgaatgaccaagcactgcttgctccactcggagaggggcctagaaaaggtggcctaaccaaagctcatctcccccttcacccggttggttaactgCGGCCAACAGGCATCTTGTACTAATGCGGTCACACAAAgttcaaaagacaaaggcatacacctgcctccaaaggtgtactCAAATTGACTCTtgcatgctggaacatcagaaccatgcttgattctgcagatagtggacgtcctgagcaTCGCTCTGCCCTAACTGCCCATGAACTATCACGTCTCAAAATCGACATCGCTGCTCTCAGCGAAGTTCGTCTCcacgaggaaggcagccttagagaacatggtgccggttacacattcggtcaggtaaacccagaaccaaaaggcatctctcaggagttggcttcatgattaaaaactctattgttcctaaacttgaaaatctgccgacagATCATTCTGACcacattatctccctacgccttccactacacaacaagcaacatgttgtcctctttagtatatatgccccaactctccaagctgaccctgctgaaaaacataaattttacactgacctgcgccgccttacccaaaaggttcctgcagatgataagatcgttatccttggtgatttcaacaccagagtaggaaagaattttgaggcctggaaagaaatattagggaagcatggtgttggaaactgcaacgataatggtcaccttctgctagaattctgtgtggagcaacagctcaccatcactaatactatctttcagcagaaaattagtctgaagacaacctggatgcaccccagatctaagcattggcacctcatcaattatgtcttggtgcgacggagagatgtccatgatgtccaccatacccatgtgatgcctagtgcagaatgccaaacagaccatcgacttgtgtgctgtaaacttaacttcaatcttaaattcaaacctaacAGGGGCAGTTTCCCAAGGAGGACACTCCAAGTTAACAACCTCCAATCAGTCACAGtgagagagattccaggcaaatcttcaaactaggctcaaAAACCATTCCATACAGatgcctctcctgaaacactttggcaccatattaaaacagcatcctgcagtcctctgaagaatccttagggttctccctcaaaaagaacaaggactggtttgatgaaaacaatcaagagatccaggaattgttgaggaagaagagaaccgctcaccaagcacaccttgcactgaCATCCTGTCAcgtaagaaaaacagcctttcatcttgcatgcagcaagctccaacagaaactccgtgacatccagaacaagtggtggatcaatctagctgaaaaatctcaattatgtgcagatacgggtgatcacagaggattctatgaggccctgaaaacagacaactgcaagagaactgtagggaacaaaacaaaggtctctatgtaacctttgttgaccttACCAAGGCTTTCAATACTGTGACCAggaaaggtctatggcagattcTGGAGCgcttaggttgtccccccaagttccttaaaatgatcatctcacttcatgaggatcagcacggccaagtcagatatagcaacacactttctgagccctttctaatatctaatgGTGCaaaacaaggctgcgttcttgcaccaaacctattcacaatctttttcagcatgatgctccaaaggaccacggcagacctcaatgatcaggatggtatctacattcgatattgtactgatggaagcctattcaatctaaggcgactgaaggcccatattaagaccctaaaccatcttgtccgggagctgctttatgctgatgacgccgcccttgtcgcccacacagaagcagctctgaagtgattaacatcctgctttgcagacgctgctgagctctttgggctggaagtcagcttaaagaagacagaaattctcTATCAAacggcacctcaggaagtcttccatcatccccatatcaccattggcaaatcagagctccaatcagtccagcagtttaattacctaggtagcctcatctcctcagatggtaagattgatggagagatagacaacaggttatcaaaggcatatagtgctttccGAAACCTCCATAAAAGActttggcgaaataaacacttgaagaaaagtacaaagatcagtgtttacagagcaattgtgctgtctactcttttatatggatctgaatcatgggtcatctaccgccaccacctgtgactcttagaacgcttccatcaacactgcctcTGCACACTCCTAAACATTCACtagtcagattatgtgactaatacatctgttctagaacaagtagcaatcacaagtattgaggccatgttgctgagatcacagctgtgttgggcaggacacctctcaaggatgaaggaccactgcctccctaagatcatgctctatggtgaacttgccaccggctgccgcaagagaggagccccgaagagaagatacaaggactccctgaaacaacatctcagtcttggccatattgatcaccataactggtctactctggcctccaatcgggaggcctggagacacactattcataacgctgctgatgcttttgagaaagcatgcaggatcactctagaggagaaaagacaacgcagaaagaatcgtatcttgcagaatataccacctaaggagtctttctgctttgtcttttgcaaccggatgtgtctatctcatattggcctttttagccaccagcgcacttgaaacaaacgtgggtagaacccttcccaaatcttcattcgcgaagcctagccatgatgtGATGATGATGACATTAGATCCCTGTTCGGGGTGTTTGCAACAGAAGTTTTGGGGCAAGGAGGCTGTCAACATAAGAGGATTTTGACCTGGGAAATGAGATGTCCCCAGTTCTGAGCAACTTCAGAGGCATTTCAAAAGGGCTAAACACCCCAAAGCCCATGGTGCATTATCTAGTGACCGCTAAACAGACATGTTATTAGTAAATTGATGTTGAGATATCCTTCATGTGCATATAAAAATGGGCATGTGACTTTTCTGGAATAGGCAATAACAATGAAGCTGTTCTGGTCCATCATCTGAGGAGTAATCAGGGACTCTTCAATCCTGTGGATAGTTCAGCTGTCGTGCACATGGACCAGCCATGCTCAGGGAAAACAGAGATTTCCAGGAATTGTGGagtgagaaaatgaaagcatgaTGCTGCAGTGAAGCTGCAGATGTTGTGGGCAAGTGACACGTGGCTTCTCCAGCCtgagaaaaaagccaaaagcaTAAATAGCCCTCAGGGAATGAATCAGTTGTTGTTCTTCCTCCTAGCAGTGGCCTTCTGCATGTAAGCCACACAGTACATAGCAACCACAATGCCCTCCTTCAGAAAATAGAGCCCATCCATGCCTGCATCCTTGGGATGAGGCCAGGGAGGGTTCAATAGGAAACCAACAGCACCAGCACTGGAGTTTGATAGcttgttcttattttaatttttttaaactgatcCCAAAGCTCCTGAGCTTCATTTTGCCTCAGCTATTTGGGGCTTCTCCTGCCCCCTGGCCACCAAGCTAGGTGCACTGTCATCTGGGCATGAGGAGATGTGAGGGAGGTGGTCGTTCTCTGGTGAAGTCCCAGGGGAATGGAGGTGGGTGCTCTCCACCGAAGCCTCATATGAAACATCATCTTCCCAAGGTACCATGATTTGTGACGTGGAAAAGCTCTGGAAATGCTGGGCTGAGGCCTCTCATggcccccaggacccccaacGAGACAGGGTCAGGCCATTTCTGCACAGATCCTGGCCTTATGGCTGCAGTTAAAGGAACTCCTTACACTCACGTTATTTCCAAAATGCTGAGCCGTGAAACTAAACGAcctgaaaaatttaatttggaagagaaaaaaagaagaaaaaaagaattatagCAGTGAGTGAAAACATCACACCCTGGCAACACCCCAGTCCCTCCAAGtccaccacacacacagagatatgAAGTTTAAAAGGAGCAATAATCTCTGATCTATATTTTAAGGCAATTAATAAGGGCCTAGAACTGAGAGGCCAGCTATAGATCAATGGTGAATGCTGATATATCGCTTGGATCCTCAAGCCTCATTTCCTTAGCCTGCACATTAAAAAATGATGA encodes:
- the LOC116780026 gene encoding SET-binding protein-like — encoded protein: MEPRETLGSSWQRRGEADFLPAAVTSVKPLSASGCAGEMMLPMAGSGKEILVSGEKLEPEEEDELGSRRDVDSTSNADSEKWVVGDGLEEQEFSIKEANFTEGSLKLKIQTTKRTKKPPKNLENYICPPEIKITIKQSGDQKLSRAGKNSKAAKEEDRLHSRKKSQMKNLGSEYGFPVQNPVTKTVNKVYDRPQKHSVLHYDPGLQQDFTIDTLKSKHQKKSSNQHHLDWSASSDTGSTSQSCFVNTEPSREAVSATKVSTLEPGVSFSKSQAKKSCTSSTWGQMSASSKELAICSAVPCPNSISVATQLSSASECNGLLPLGDQEVGVELEAPNRPTRSTKKSSKKDFVSQTIQTTDTEWVKSTQKAFDSKSHYSMEGKKESYSMDSVLDTSPLKQNSASANSCESDASHIQITLPIKSPTTDTSGHKRKQRHSTKSFIEKTIQVKSLPSGLAMSNEVANRTSSQPEGSKKDLRATKPGKVIENESPLVAIDSGVLTDKASPSCATRLRKSVSVTSTLVPTDLPTTGKLSEVQHPKHAAEWQWTCNKPKSILRDTSTTTSDKLMVEPPSAYPITRSSPLYTNTDSLTVITPLKKKRGRPKKQPLLTVETIHEGTSTSPVSPINREFAGTKKRKRRRNLAKLAQMVPGEDKSISELKFHKKVRKLGVLDKKTIKTINKMKTLKRKNILSQILSSCSSSIALKEKVQTLSSAGPTTIDARLGKQINVSKRGTIYIGKKRGRKPRTELQTQPEEPKTAIKHSRPVSSQPENPSVPSNLQSLAAIHPLSTELLGTNSNLSPASTETNFSELKTMPNLQPISALPTKTQKGMHSGTWKLSPPRLTANSPSHLCEIGSLKEVTLSPVSESHSEETIPSDSGIGTDNNSTSDQAEKSSESRRRYSFDFCTLDNPEAIPSDTSTKNRHGHRQKHLIVDSFLSHESIKKPKHKRKRKSLQNRDDIQFLTDLEELINKFQVFRISHRNYTFYHENPYPSIFRINFDHYYTVPYVQYDPLLYLRRTSDMKSKKKRGRPAKTNDTMTKVPFLQGFSYAIPSGSYYAPYGMPYTSMPMTNLGYYGQYPAPLYLSHTLGATSSFMRPTLPPPQFHASSHMKISTTAKHKAKHGVRLQTPVGMGLGDMQSSLAPPKVGGTSLLSGRLHKKKHKHKHKHKDEQILGTHDLSGLFASKSTGFSSHTINERLSSSDKDLSLLNDKRKHKEKQKYQHCETGHKGSKSNFEVDTLSTLLLSDAQHWTQSKDKSDSINDPIDSCTKRYSGNTESNGRSESLDMFGEMNSSSEKRDNDASGNKRSFEGFGTYKEKDIQPFGTNRKNRSTYSSASSGIAGPHIKADQTLLHGKMESSACKVMTRRKPAAVDSVTMPTPVFSLLPSSSATSEAASSPLKKQFKGHEIEAIQCEVHKMCNYTKILSTKKNLDHVNKILKAKRLQRQSKTGNNFIKKRRGRPRKEPLSFDEDSKDQMPILEKCIDLPNKRGQRSTLDPLILEPAATQDTIMATIEAVIHMAREMPLPIPPLPPPLPLSPFPPPRTLWKRKSKSS